The Solidesulfovibrio fructosivorans JJ] genome has a window encoding:
- a CDS encoding alpha/beta fold hydrolase yields the protein MKTAPSPWIMPELPQPTIAATRRGPVEYATFGQGPAVLALHGAMGGYDQSALLALAAGPSGSRTIAVSRPGYLGTPLGEHGAPEAQADLCLALLDALGIETAAVMAISGGGPCALQFALRHPGRCRGLILVSTCAGIVETPIPFTFRVMLRVAGWPICGALLRAGKPDVRRAARRSVRDQALCKRMLADPHTAGLFASLVASTADRLGRRAAGTRNDIAVTRNTRYRLEDIAAPTLVIHGTNDPHLPYAQHGKQLAARIPQARLVTAEGGEHACLFTHRDMIRTEVASFLATLPA from the coding sequence ATGAAGACCGCGCCCTCTCCCTGGATCATGCCCGAACTGCCGCAACCGACCATCGCCGCCACGCGTCGCGGGCCGGTGGAATACGCAACCTTCGGCCAGGGCCCGGCGGTCCTGGCCTTGCACGGGGCCATGGGCGGCTACGACCAGTCGGCGCTGCTCGCCCTGGCTGCCGGACCGTCCGGTTCCCGCACGATTGCCGTCTCCCGGCCGGGGTATCTGGGAACGCCGCTCGGGGAGCATGGCGCTCCCGAGGCGCAAGCCGACCTGTGCCTGGCCCTGCTCGACGCCCTCGGTATCGAAACGGCGGCGGTCATGGCCATCTCCGGGGGCGGTCCCTGCGCACTCCAGTTTGCCCTGCGCCATCCCGGACGGTGCCGGGGGCTGATCCTTGTTTCGACCTGCGCCGGCATCGTCGAGACGCCGATCCCCTTTACCTTTCGGGTGATGCTGCGCGTGGCCGGCTGGCCGATTTGCGGCGCGCTGTTGCGCGCCGGGAAGCCCGATGTGCGCCGGGCGGCCCGGCGAAGCGTGCGCGATCAGGCTCTTTGTAAGCGCATGCTGGCCGATCCGCACACCGCCGGATTGTTTGCGTCCCTGGTCGCCAGCACGGCCGACCGGTTGGGCCGGCGCGCCGCCGGCACGCGAAACGATATCGCGGTGACGCGCAACACGCGCTACCGGCTTGAGGACATTGCCGCGCCGACGCTCGTCATCCACGGCACGAACGATCCCCATCTGCCTTACGCGCAACACGGGAAGCAGCTCGCCGCCCGCATTCCCCAGGCGCGTTTGGTCACCGCCGAAGGCGGGGAACACGCCTGCCTGTTCACCCACCGGGATATGATCCGCACGGAAGTGGCGTCGTTTCTGGCGACGCTACCAGCCTGA